In Lasioglossum baleicum chromosome 19, iyLasBale1, whole genome shotgun sequence, the following proteins share a genomic window:
- the LOC143218413 gene encoding tonsoku-like protein, with translation MDLERLIKKKKRAKRDGNFQQLAVVVKELGDIYFETGKYEDALQEYTEQLEVCNMLDDKLNVAVAHRMIGETQANLGAYEEALKHQNHYLEGAKETNSLLEEQRAYATLGRTYFCWGESLVEDSDNRPEILSNARKAYMKSIRLCNERDKCRVEGIDYYAGTVAFKLGLGTGSSEGTFSSCRSHGESCRLVRNAQSARRFSQNANRFGRSSRT, from the exons ATGGATTTGGAAA GattaattaaaaagaagaagCGGGCGAAGCGAGATGGCAATTTCCAGCAGTTGGCCGTAGTCGTTAAAGAGCTTGGAGACATATATTTCGAGACGGGAAAGTACGAAGACGCTTTACAAGAATACACGGAGCAGTTGGAGGTTTGTAACATGTTGGATGACAAGTTGAACGTTGCCGTAGCTCATAGAATGATCGGAGAAACACAAGCGAACCTTGGAGCCTACGAGGAAGCATTGAAGCATCAGAATCATTACTTGG AAGGAGCCAAGGAAACGAACAGTTTATTAGAGGAACAAAGAGCTTACGCCACATTGGGTAGAACATATTTTTGCTGGGGCGAAAGCCTGGTCGAAGACTCTGACAACAGGCCAGAGATTCTATCTAACGCGAGGAAAGCATACATGAAGAGTATACGACTGTGCAACGA GAGAGACAAATGTAGAGTTGAAGGAATTGATTACTATGCGGGCACGGTTGCTTTTAAACTTGGGCTTGGTACTGGAAGCTCAGAAGGAACATTCTCAAGCTGTCGATCTCATGGAGAAAGCTGCAGGCTTGTGCGAAACGCACAATCTGCAAGAAGATTTTCACAGAACGCAAATCGCTTTGGGCGGAGTTCACGAACGTAA